One genomic window of Deinococcus aerophilus includes the following:
- a CDS encoding SIS domain-containing protein has translation MSDSSSSMSMSGSTSGLLALLERLPGSYAGPTEQESAPYGVVGVGEGTLAAHLIQAFALPSLTRSGTQFVLSSPDVHAAAVDYADLAEVAGASARRVSTGGVAGEIDTLMPGGPLSTYHFAQYLAHVTGHADEAQAADAALADLAGRCGPHVEENNPARDLAWSLWGRTPLLLATPDADALPHAWQQLLARTGKILAVPLLGDLLPLTCGAFEAQHERGDAKVALILGETDDSLLLAREILESRIDEIIHVPAPGGVQGYPAALALWYFGAWVAAYLAERYQMAPADPAVLIRAQATLAGEAADPAQLSAPRDDLRRSEPVWAGDEEVSGGPDDGDEPDDDDEEDGDR, from the coding sequence ATGAGCGATTCCTCTTCTTCCATGTCGATGTCCGGCTCCACGTCCGGCCTGCTGGCCCTGCTTGAGCGTCTGCCCGGCAGCTACGCCGGTCCCACCGAGCAGGAAAGTGCTCCCTACGGCGTGGTGGGGGTGGGCGAGGGCACCCTGGCGGCCCACCTGATCCAGGCCTTTGCGCTGCCCAGCCTGACCCGCAGCGGCACCCAGTTCGTGCTGAGCAGCCCCGATGTTCACGCCGCCGCCGTGGACTACGCCGATCTGGCCGAGGTCGCCGGAGCCAGTGCCCGGCGCGTGAGTACCGGCGGGGTGGCGGGCGAGATCGACACGCTGATGCCGGGCGGGCCGCTGTCCACCTACCACTTCGCGCAGTACCTGGCCCACGTCACTGGCCATGCCGATGAGGCGCAGGCCGCCGACGCCGCGTTGGCCGATCTGGCCGGGCGCTGCGGCCCACACGTGGAGGAGAACAATCCGGCCCGAGACCTCGCGTGGAGTCTGTGGGGGCGCACGCCGCTGCTGCTCGCCACCCCCGACGCGGACGCCCTGCCGCACGCGTGGCAGCAACTGCTGGCCCGCACCGGCAAGATCCTGGCCGTGCCGCTGCTGGGCGACCTGCTGCCGCTGACCTGTGGGGCCTTTGAGGCCCAGCACGAGCGCGGTGACGCCAAGGTGGCGCTGATCCTGGGCGAGACGGATGACAGCCTGCTCCTGGCCCGCGAGATTCTGGAGTCACGCATCGACGAGATCATTCATGTTCCGGCTCCTGGGGGCGTGCAGGGCTATCCGGCCGCGCTGGCGCTGTGGTATTTCGGCGCGTGGGTCGCCGCCTACCTCGCCGAGCGCTATCAGATGGCTCCCGCCGACCCCGCCGTGCTGATCCGCGCCCAGGCCACCCTGGCGGGCGAGGCGGCGGACCCGGCGCAGCTCAGCGCTCCCCGCGATGACCTGCGACGCAGCGAACCCGTGTGGGCCGGCGACGAAGAGGTGTCCGGTGGGCCCGATGACGGCGATGAACCCGACGACGATGATGAAGAGGACGGGGACCGCTGA
- the infC gene encoding translation initiation factor IF-3: MMNIAKEHKVNEQIRVRQIRLIGAEGEQVGIIDTREAMNMAREAAMDLVMVSPQAVPPVCRLLDYGRFRYEQQQNEKENRKRARAQEVKAIKFRVKIDDHDFKTKTGHVRRFLEEGHKVKVTIMFRGRERTHPELGERILVRVAETLADIGAPESNPSMMGMDMNMIMTPKAAPAPKKERGEDSGAAGTEAASPAPAETPAETPASA; the protein is encoded by the coding sequence GTGATGAATATAGCGAAAGAACATAAGGTCAACGAGCAGATCCGCGTCCGCCAGATCCGTCTGATCGGCGCAGAGGGCGAGCAGGTGGGCATCATCGACACCCGTGAGGCCATGAACATGGCGCGCGAGGCGGCCATGGATCTGGTCATGGTCAGTCCGCAGGCTGTTCCGCCCGTCTGCCGCCTGCTCGATTATGGCCGGTTCCGCTACGAGCAGCAGCAGAACGAGAAGGAAAACCGCAAGCGTGCCCGCGCTCAGGAAGTCAAGGCCATCAAGTTCCGGGTCAAGATTGACGACCACGACTTCAAGACCAAGACCGGGCACGTGCGCCGCTTTCTCGAAGAGGGCCACAAGGTCAAGGTCACCATCATGTTCCGCGGGCGCGAGCGCACCCACCCGGAGCTCGGCGAGCGCATTCTGGTGCGTGTGGCCGAGACCCTGGCCGACATCGGGGCGCCCGAGAGCAACCCCAGCATGATGGGCATGGACATGAACATGATCATGACCCCCAAGGCGGCTCCCGCGCCCAAGAAAGAGCGTGGCGAGGACAGCGGCGCTGCGGGCACCGAGGCTGCGTCCCCGGCACCGGCAGAAACGCCCGCCGAGACGCCCGCTTCGGCCTAA
- a CDS encoding single-stranded-DNA-specific exonuclease RecJ, producing MTRHPTDHPPQARWLLAPPASREELLSVMRRWRVSPPLAQVLHGRGLTPALLDPPLALTPNPALGEAARRLVAAIRARKRLRIHGDYDADGVSATAVLVLGLRALGADVHGFIPHRLNEGYGIHPDKVAEHAAACDLLVTVDCGVSNVEEVAALLASGTEVIVTDHHTPGPSFPAALVVHPSLTADYDPQIHNLTGAGVAYHLLWAVHAELGLEEPRSLSALATLGTVADVAPLIGENRALVRAGLSALAATELPGLRALLDSGRVARPSARDVAFVIAPRINAAGRLGEADVALDLLTTASRHDAGRLAEYLEIRNGERRKLQDDMFAQALQIADPSEPALVVTHPDWHAGVMGIVASKLVETYHKPVFIVAQGKGSVRSTPGISAVGGLRYSEDLLKRYGGHMGAAGFSIDDEHFGAFRERIHAYMRQFPVPRPQVRLDAPLPTLGATHELVEGAGAFEPFGEGHAPPLWHVRDTLSDTRLVGKRGDSLQFRIGALRGIKYGEHDAQAGERDLATGLVVSEWRGQSRLEYHAQALRPPAQLSLDGPGPVPEDMDAAPEPRLARLNPRDAMQRLHAGASAHAQGAVAAYLRDNVPGLQLVAAGDPAPGGELILYALPAEEDLRAWISGADRNGGRIAFALGPKTLAELEGALSRHHLSVPPANPLADATQDEAHMAAAADAYRRWQWVHHWRTLDDAGWAASVYAMLGLTPRGAADLAAAD from the coding sequence ATGACGCGGCACCCGACGGACCACCCCCCGCAGGCCCGCTGGCTGCTTGCCCCTCCCGCCAGCCGGGAGGAACTGCTCTCGGTGATGCGGCGCTGGCGGGTCTCGCCGCCGCTGGCACAGGTGCTGCACGGGCGCGGCCTGACTCCGGCGCTGCTGGACCCGCCGCTGGCCCTGACCCCCAACCCGGCCCTGGGCGAAGCGGCGCGCCGCCTCGTGGCAGCCATCCGGGCGCGCAAACGTCTGCGCATTCACGGCGACTACGACGCCGACGGTGTGAGCGCCACCGCCGTACTCGTGCTGGGTCTGCGGGCGCTGGGCGCCGACGTACACGGCTTCATTCCGCACCGCCTGAACGAGGGGTACGGCATTCATCCCGACAAGGTGGCCGAACATGCCGCCGCCTGCGACCTGCTCGTGACGGTGGACTGCGGCGTGAGCAACGTCGAGGAGGTCGCCGCCCTGCTGGCGAGCGGCACCGAGGTAATCGTCACCGACCACCACACGCCGGGACCCAGTTTCCCGGCGGCGCTGGTGGTGCATCCCAGCCTGACCGCCGACTACGACCCGCAGATACACAACCTCACCGGCGCGGGCGTGGCCTACCACCTGCTGTGGGCCGTTCATGCCGAACTGGGCCTGGAGGAGCCGCGTTCCCTCTCGGCGCTGGCGACCCTGGGCACGGTGGCAGATGTGGCTCCGCTGATCGGTGAGAACCGGGCGCTGGTGCGCGCGGGCCTGAGTGCCCTGGCCGCAACCGAGTTGCCCGGACTGCGGGCGCTGCTGGATTCGGGCCGGGTGGCGCGGCCCAGCGCCCGCGACGTGGCCTTCGTGATCGCGCCGCGCATCAACGCCGCCGGCCGGCTGGGCGAGGCGGACGTGGCGCTGGACCTGCTGACCACGGCGAGCCGCCACGACGCGGGCCGGCTCGCCGAATACCTGGAGATCCGCAACGGCGAGCGGCGCAAGCTGCAGGACGACATGTTTGCCCAGGCGCTGCAGATTGCCGATCCCAGCGAACCGGCGCTGGTGGTCACGCACCCCGACTGGCACGCGGGCGTGATGGGCATTGTGGCGAGCAAACTGGTCGAGACTTACCACAAGCCGGTGTTTATCGTCGCGCAGGGCAAGGGCTCGGTCCGCAGCACGCCGGGCATCAGTGCGGTGGGCGGCCTGCGCTACAGCGAAGACCTCCTGAAACGCTATGGCGGGCACATGGGAGCGGCGGGCTTTTCCATAGACGACGAACACTTCGGGGCCTTCCGCGAACGCATCCACGCCTACATGCGGCAGTTCCCGGTGCCCCGGCCACAGGTGCGCCTGGACGCCCCGCTGCCCACGCTGGGCGCGACACACGAACTGGTGGAGGGAGCCGGGGCCTTCGAACCCTTCGGCGAGGGCCACGCGCCGCCGCTGTGGCATGTGCGCGACACCCTGAGCGACACGCGGCTGGTGGGCAAGCGTGGCGACAGCCTGCAGTTCCGGATCGGAGCGCTGCGCGGCATCAAGTACGGCGAGCACGACGCCCAGGCAGGCGAGCGTGACCTCGCCACCGGGCTGGTGGTCAGCGAGTGGCGCGGCCAGTCGCGCCTGGAATACCACGCCCAGGCCCTGCGGCCCCCTGCTCAGCTGTCGCTGGACGGGCCCGGGCCGGTTCCGGAGGACATGGACGCCGCGCCGGAGCCCCGGCTGGCCCGCCTGAATCCCCGGGACGCCATGCAGCGTCTGCACGCCGGGGCCAGCGCCCACGCGCAGGGAGCCGTCGCCGCCTACCTGCGCGACAACGTGCCGGGCCTGCAGCTGGTGGCCGCGGGCGACCCCGCTCCTGGCGGCGAGCTGATCCTGTACGCCCTGCCCGCCGAGGAGGACCTGCGCGCGTGGATCAGCGGAGCAGACCGGAACGGTGGCCGGATCGCCTTCGCGCTGGGGCCCAAGACCCTGGCCGAGCTGGAAGGCGCGCTGTCCCGGCATCACCTCAGCGTGCCGCCCGCCAATCCGCTGGCCGACGCGACCCAGGACGAGGCGCACATGGCCGCCGCCGCCGACGCCTACCGCCGCTGGCAGTGGGTTCACCACTGGCGCACGCTGGACGACGCGGGCTGGGCGGCCTCGGTGTACGCCATGCTGGGTCTGACGCCACGCGGCGCAGCGGACCTCGCTGCCGCCGACTGA
- a CDS encoding lipopolysaccharide assembly protein LapA domain-containing protein, translating into MRLVSFIQVLLLLTIAAYLVLVTLENPALVRLPLPFGRGELSLSVGLTVALALLVGVAYAVLLLLPPVWGERARRLRERRERRAVEQRLTATLQARLGAMPPADGLRAPVGLPESNALEQVS; encoded by the coding sequence ATGCGGCTCGTCTCGTTCATCCAGGTGCTGCTTTTGCTGACCATCGCGGCCTATCTGGTGCTGGTGACCCTGGAGAATCCGGCGCTGGTGCGCCTGCCGCTGCCCTTCGGACGCGGCGAACTGTCGTTGTCGGTGGGCCTGACGGTGGCGCTCGCCTTGCTCGTCGGGGTGGCCTACGCCGTCCTGCTGCTGCTGCCCCCGGTGTGGGGCGAGCGCGCCCGCCGCCTGCGCGAGCGCCGCGAACGCCGCGCGGTCGAGCAGCGCCTGACCGCCACCCTGCAGGCCCGGCTGGGAGCCATGCCCCCCGCCGATGGTCTGCGGGCACCGGTGGGCCTTCCCGAGAGCAACGCCCTGGAGCAGGTGTCATGA